One window from the genome of Palaemon carinicauda isolate YSFRI2023 chromosome 24, ASM3689809v2, whole genome shotgun sequence encodes:
- the LOC137618536 gene encoding cylicin-2-like → MKDEKIGHEEGGMKNEKREHESGMKDEKREHEGGIRKDEKIGHEEGGMKDEKRELEDISKDEKIGHEEGGMKDEERELEGGSEDEKIGHEEGGMKDEKREHEGGRKNEKIGHEEGGMKDEKRELEGGSKDEKIGHEEGGIKYEKREHEGGMKDGKRVHEGGRKDEKREHEGGRKDEKIGHKEGGKKDEKREHEGGRKDEKKENMRVE, encoded by the exons ATGaaagatgaaaagataggacatgaggagggtggaatgaagaatgaaaaaagagaacatgagagtggaatgaaggatgaaaaaagagaacatgagggtggcaTAAG gaaggatgaaaagataggacatgaagagggtggaatgaaggatgaaaaaagagaacttgAGGATATAagtaaggatgaaaagataggacatgaggagggtggaatgaaggatgaagAAAGAGAACTTGAGGGTGGAAGtgaggatgaaaagataggacatgaggagggtggaatgaaggatgaaaaaagagaacatgagggtggaaggaagaatgaaaagataggacatgaggagggtggaatgaaggatgaaaaaagagaacttgAGGGTGGAagtaaggatgaaaagataggacatgaggagggcggaataaagtatgaaaaaagagaacatgagggtggaatgaaggatggAAAAAGAgtacatgagggtggaaggaaggatgaaaaaagagaacatgagggtggaaggaaggatgaaaagataggacataaGGAGGGTGGaaagaaggatgaaaaaagagaacatgagggtggaaggaaggatgaaaaaaaagagaacatgagggtggaatga
- the LOC137618537 gene encoding high mobility group nucleosome-binding domain-containing protein 5-like: MKDEKREHEGGKKYEKREYEGGRKDEKIGHEEGGMKGEKRELEDISKDEKIGHEEGGMKDEERELEGGSKDEKIGHEEVGMKDEKTEHEGGRKDEGGRKDEKIGHEERGMKDEKRELEGGSKDEKIGYEEGGIKYEKREHEGGIKHEGGRKDEKIEHKGGMKDEKREHDGGMKDEKRENEGRMKDEIREHEGGMKDEKREHEG; the protein is encoded by the exons atgaaggatgaaaaaagagaacatgagggtggaaagaagtatgaaaaaagagaatatgagggtggaaggaaggatgaaaagataggacatgaagaGGGTGGAATGAAGGGTGAAAAAAGAGAACTTGAGGATATAagtaaggatgaaaagataggacatgaggagggtggaatgaaggatgaagAAAGAGAACTTGAGGGTGGAagtaaggatgaaaagataggacatgaggaggttggaatgaaggatgaaaaaacagaacatgagggtggaaggaaggatgagggtggaaggaaggatgaaaagataggtcATGAGGAGcgtggaatgaaggatgaaaaaagagaacttgAGGGTGGAagtaaggatgaaaagataggataTGAGGAGGGCggaataaagtatgaaaaaagagaacatgagggtggaat aaaacatgagggtggaaggaaggatgaaaaaatagAACATaagggtggaatgaaggatgaaaaaagagaacatgatggtggaatgaaggatgaaaaaagagaaaatgagggTAGAATGAAGGATGAAataagagaacatgagggtggaatgaaggatgaaaaaagagaacatgagggttga
- the LOC137618538 gene encoding S-antigen protein-like codes for MKDEKREHEGGKKYEKREYEGGRKDEKIGHEEGGMKGEKRELEDISKDEKIGHEEGGMKDEERELEGGSKDEKIGHEEVGMKDEKTEHEGGRKDEGGRKDEKIGHEERGMKDEKRELEGGSKDEKIGHEEGGIKYEKREHEGGIKHEGGRKDEKIEHEGGMKDEKREHDGGMKDEKRENEGGIKDEIREHEGGMKDEKREHEG; via the exons atgaaggatgaaaaaagagaacatgagggtggaaagaagtatgaaaaaagagaatatgagggtggaaggaaggatgaaaagataggacatgaagaGGGTGGAATGAAGGGTGAAAAAAGAGAACTTGAGGATATAagtaaggatgaaaagataggacatgaggagggtggaatgaaggatgaagAAAGAGAACTTGAGGGTGGAagtaaggatgaaaagataggacatgaggaggttggaatgaaggatgaaaaaacagaacatgagggtggaaggaaggatgagggtggaaggaaggatgaaaagataggtcATGAGGAGcgtggaatgaaggatgaaaaaagagaacttgAGGGTGGAagtaaggatgaaaagataggacatgaggagggcggaataaagtatgaaaaaagagaacatgagggtggaat AAAACacgagggtggaaggaaggatgaaaaaatagaacatgagggtggaatgaaggatgaaaaaagagaacatgatggtggaatgaaggatgaaaaaagagaaaatgagggTGGAATTAAGGATGAAataagagaacatgagggtggaatgaaggatgaaaaaagagaacatgagggttga